The following proteins are encoded in a genomic region of Triticum dicoccoides isolate Atlit2015 ecotype Zavitan chromosome 1B, WEW_v2.0, whole genome shotgun sequence:
- the LOC119298950 gene encoding probable leucine-rich repeat receptor-like protein kinase At1g35710, producing MGAPLTPLLYLCLLLVPCLLLLEEAHAPSRHGGISLRSQHMALLHWKATLASLPPQMTSWQENISPCNWTGIMCTAVRHGRRRPWVVTDISLPDAGIHGTLGELNFSALPFLAYINLHNNSLYGVLPASISSLSQLSYLDLSFNHLKGQIPSEIGDLQNLRQLGLSFNRLTGLIPASLGNLTMLTDLVIHQNMISGPIPEEIGRLVNLQIIQLSNNTLGGLIPKTLGNLTQLNDLLLFGNQLSGHIPKELGRLVHLQILDLSSNDFSGPIPISITNLTNMNQLFLLENEVTGLIPPELGNLNMLNRLHLKRNQITGPMPPELANLTMLNELSLYANRITGPIPTELGILLNLQVLALSSNQISGSIPKSLGNITKLVTLQLFDNQITGSIPKTFGKLQSIQHIQISGNKLSGSLPREFGDLISLVQLDMSNNSLSGPLPANICSGGRLQYLNVLSNMFNGPFQGV from the coding sequence ATGGGAGCTCCCTTGACACCATTGCTGTACCTCTGCCTACTGCTGGTGCCATGCCTTCTTCTCTTGGAAGAAGCACATGCGCCGAGCCGCCATGGAGGGATCTCACTGAGGTCTCAACACATGGCCCTCCTCCACTGGAAAGCTACACTTGCAAGCCTACCTCCGCAGATGACGTCTTGGCAGGAAAACATCAGCCCCTGCAACTGGACGGGCATCATGTGCACAGCTGTTCGCCATGGCCGCCGCAGGCCCTGGGTGGTCACTGACATCTCCCTGCCAGATGCTGGCATCCATGGCACTCTTGGTGAGCTCAACTTCTCGGCTCTGCCATTCCTCGCATATATCAACCTTCATAACAACAGTCTCTATGGTGTACTGCCCGCTAGTATCAGCTCCCTATCACAACTATCATATCTTGACCTCAGCTTCAACCATCTCAAAGGGCAAATTCCTTCTGAGATTGGTGACCTGCAAAATCTCAGGCAGCTTGGTCTCTCATTTAACAGACTCACGGGACTGATCCCAGCGTCTCTTGGCAATCTAACAATGTTAACTGATCTTGTCATTCACCAAAACATGATATCAGGTCCCATTCCTGAGGAGATTGGAAGGCTTGTCAACCTACAAATAATACAACTAAGCAACAACACCTTAGGCGGTTTGATACCAAAAACCCTTGGAAATCTGACCCAATTAAATGATTTGCTCCTATTTGGTAATCAACTTTCAGGGCATATACCCAAAGAACTAGGCAGGCTAGTCCATTTGCAAATTCTTGATCTTAGTTCAAATGATTTTTCAGGTCCAATTCCAATCTCCATTACCAATCTCACTAACATGAACCAACTTTTTCTCTTGGAAAATGAAGTCACGGGTTTAATACCCCCAGAACTAGGCAATCTCAATATGTTAAACCGACTTCATCTCAAGAGAAATCAAATAACAGGTCCAATGCCCCCAGAACTAGCGAACCTCACAATGCTCAATGAACTTTCTCTCTATGCAAATCGAATCACAGGTCCAATACCTACAGAATTGGGCATCTTGCTGAATCTCCAGGTGTTAGCCTTGTCCAGCAACCAAATATCTGGCTCTATTCCTAAAAGCTTAGGAAATATTACCAAGCTAGTAACACTGCAACTCTTTGACAATCAGATAACTGGTTCAATACCAAAAACTTTTGGGAAGTTGCAAAGCATCCAACATATCCAAATCTCTGGTAACAAATTATCAGGATCTCTTCCTCGAGAATTTGGAGATCTCATAAGCCTTGTTCAACTTGATATGTCTAACAACTCGCTTTCAGGACCTTTACCCGCAAATATATGTTCAGGTGGCAGACTTCAATATCTCAATGTCCTTTCTAATATGTTCAATGGCCCATTCCAAGGAGTTTAA